TGTTTCACCTTTAATTTGAGACATTGCCTCACTTAAAGATTTTCCTAAAGCCTGCACCCAATCTGTATAAAATAGCAGCACCACAGGCACAGCAATTTGATCACCTATAGCGCGATTTTGCAAGGCTGGAACTAAACCCGCCGTGACAGTAGAACTCTTCCCTACACCTGACTGACCATGAATCACGGTCAGCTTTTGGTCAGCGCGGCTAATTCTGCCAATTAAGTTGTTAATATCTCGTTCCCGGCCAGAAGCAGCAATTTCTAAAGCAACGCTGTTACTTCCAGCAGCAGAGATCAATGCTGGATTTGTAGCGTGTCTTTGGGGTTGTAAGCGCCCTGCACCAATGAAAGCCCGAAAACCATATTGCTGCTCAACAGAACGCCGTTTTTGTCTAATATAATAGGCTTCTAGATAACGACCTTCTTCAAAATAGAGCGATCGCAATTTTCGCAATAGTCGAATATAACGATATGCATCATATTGAGGTGCGCTATTTTCTAAAGCTGATGGCAGTTCTTTTGCAGCTTTTTCTAAATATTCACGGGCTATTTCTGGCTGACCTAACTTTCGCTGAGCTTTCGCTAAAACTAAATAATAAATTTGCCCCAATAATAACGGAAATAAACAGTTATACGGCTCATTATGCTTTTGTGCCTCAGCTAATTTCAACAGTGATATGTGTGCTAAAATACTCGCCTGTCCCCATCTGGACTGCTGCACAGCAACTTGAGCGAGATAACCATAATCACAAGCAAGTTGAATTTGACTGCCATAAGTTTGATGCAATTCCAAAGAGTTTTGAGCAACAATTCGCAATTCTTCCCACTCTTCGAGGTGTTGCACAACTTCAGCGAGTTGACCAATAAACTTAGCAACTATATCTAACCGCCGAGCCTCTTGTAAAACATTGAAACATTGTTGAAAATAAGATTTAGCTAGAGACCAATGCTGACGATTTTCTGTTTGATTCTGCTCTGCTAAACGGTGATAACATAGCCCAATATAGAATAGCAAAATTCCCTGCCTCAGAAGAAAAGCAGAGGGTGGGCAAGAGGGATAGGGGGATAAAGAAGAATTATCCCACTCAAAAACTCCCCCCCTCTCCCACTCCCCCCCTCTCCCCCTCTCCCCCTCTTCCCCTTGCTGCCAAAACTGCAAGCTTTGCTGAAAATGGGTTAACGCTAGATTAATTCGGTCATTAACATAATTATCTAAACCAAAAATAAATTCCAAGCTAGCGTGTAATTCTGGCTCTAAGCTAACGCCACGATTTTGCAATTCTCTGATAGCAAAGTGGAGTTCACAACTATGTTTCCAGACTTGCTCTAGAGTTGAATAATGTTCAACAAATTTAGATTCATTATGTGGTGTAGCATCAGTTTGCAACACCGTAGCAAACAAAGAATCAGTTTCCTGTTGCAGAAATTGCTGCAACTCTGGAGTAGTCATTTCAAACCGAATCGGTGTCGCCGCCCAACTAGCAAAATCTGGTGCTAAACGTACCACTTTTTGCAACAACTCATCATTCACCCAAAAAATCATGGGAAATGAGTGGCGTTTCGGAAATTCATCACGAATGTGATTGATTGACCTCAATAAATCATCAATGCCATCAACTGATTCAATACCCGAAATCATCAGTGCCGATGGCTGCTGCTCTGCAAACTGGAAATGGATAGTTGTGTAAAGACTTCTGATATTGTGAGACAGGACTATCTTTTGAATCTGCAACTCTCCTGAAGAAAGTTCTTCAAGTTGTTGCAAGATTCGCTCTTGTAAAACTCTATAATTACAGCACACCAAAACTACGGAAAACTGGCCGCTAGAAAGAGCGATCGCTCTTCCTAAACTTCGCAAAGCCCGTTCGTTAGCTGCTATTACATCTGCTTGTTGGTCTCGTTCAACCATGATTTAAATTTTTGCGTCTCTGCTAACACCGGGTTGACAGCATACCAAGCTCCTCGATGATCGCGGTATTCAAATACAAATAAACTTCGTAATAAAGTATGGTATTCGATATCACCGCCGACTCTTTGCTGTTGCATCACCTGAAAAATTAATTCCCACTCATGAGGGTCAATGGCGTTAGCGCGGTAATCCCGTTGTCTTTGAATCACCAACTCCATACAATCCCGGTCAAAGGGTGGATCTTGTTCTCGCAAACAGTCAAACAGCAACCCCAGTAAATCGCGCACATGACCACCACTAATCAAGCACAACCGATCTAAAGTTTCTAAACTATCAAATACTTCTGTAATCAAGTTTAAGCGATCGCTACTTAAAACGTCTGGGAAGGCTCTCGCTAACACCATTTGTCGCATCATCGCTAACCCCTGGATGAAAATATCCCCGGAACGCAGACGCACAGGTATCATTGGCAACACTTTCGGCGCGACACCACCACCCAAGCGATGTTGCAGTTCGGCGCTATTGTTGGAGAAAGTCAAAGCTAGGGGAATAGTGTAGACAACATGACAATTGAGTTTGCGTAACTGTTCGCCCCTTTCAATAAATAAGTATTCTGGCAGCGATCGCCCAGATGGTAAAGGGCGAATCGCAACCCGATCTAGGTTATCAACAATTACCACTAGTCCTTGTTTGGCTCTACTTTTAAGTTCGGTGTTAGCACGCTCAAGCAGTTCTTGATTAATTGACTGTAAAATATTCGCTGTTCGCGGTTCTAAGTAGTCTCTTAATCGCCGCCGCAACTGGGGACTTTCTTTAGTCTTAGCTGTAATTTTGGCGATTCCAACAGACAATTCTGCTTCTACTCCAAGGTCAATTGGCGTTTGTAGAAAATCGATAATTTCACTAAACAACTTCGTGAAGTAGCGGGGTTTGAGGCGAATTTTCATCGCTTCTAGGCTTTCACTTACCTGACCTGCGATCGCCAATAAAATATCAGTCACATCCACATCTGCCATTTCGAGGATATGGGTGGACTCAAAGTAAACTACATGAAATTTCTGTTCTTCTAACTCAGCTTTGAGCCGCAACAACTCCGTTGATTTTCCACAACCAAGATGTCCTGTAAATAATTGACAGGTAGGCGCATCTGGCGATATCCGAGTGATTGTGCGCTGCAAAGCCTCAATAATTTTGCCACCCCGCACCGCAGCAAAATCGATATAGTATCGGCGATCGCGCAGATTTCCTATCATTAGAGGTCTGCTCGGATTGCAAGCCTGATAGAATCTTTCTAAATCTAGGAGCATAACTAATCGAATTCACTTAGGAGTAGGGAAGATGAAATCTGTTGAATAAATTATTGTCTAAGAATTTCTACTTTAATTTCAGTCCAACTTATTCAAATTACTAACTAAGCTAACAATATTATGAATAATTTTTCAAATTTACATTTTGTATGCAAAAATGCATTCCTAACTAATTCGTAATTCGTAATGGGCTACGCCCCGCTACGCTAACGTAATTCGTAATTAAGATATACAGAGAAAGGCTTAGTACGGGTGGTTTTTAATAAGAGTCAGGAGGCACTATTTATTCTCTCCTCTGCCCCCATGTCCCCTACCCAATGCCCTTTGCTATCTACAAACCCATCGAATATGAAATTATCCGGTCATACAATTTGTCAGGCAACAGGCGCTTAAGCATTGCTGCAAGTTTGGCATCTTGTCCAATCAGATAGCGCGTCTTTGGATGTTTTGCAGTTAGGGCATGAACCACAGCCTGGGCTACAATCTCCGCAGGAATTCCCTTAGATGCAATGATTCCAGTACTTTTACGTACAGCATTCATTGCCTCACCATAGAGATGTTGCGCTGATGGGGAAAGATTTTCTCGTGCCATGTCCGCTTGAGCAAAAGACTTTTCCCAGATTGGGGTAGCGATCGCCCCAGGTTCGATAATTGAAACGGAGATTCCCCAAGGTCGTAACTCCATCCGCATTACATCGGTAAGTGCCTCCAGAGCATATTTTGAAGCATTGTAGGCTCCCAAGAACGGCGCAGCACTTCTACCACTAATGGAACCCATATTGACAATTCGACCCCGACCTTGGCGTAATAGCCCAAGAAATGCCTGTGTCACTGCTAATTGCCCAGTGACATTGATCTGCATCTGTCGTTCAAATTCGGCGATGGGTAACAACTCTAACGGCCCTGGGACGGCAACCCCGGCGTTATTTACCAAACCTGAGATCCCAGCGTTACCGACTGTATTTGTTACCGTCTCAACAGCCGCTGCGATCGCCTCAGCGTCAGTAACATCTAAAAAAATAGGAATCAGCCTTTGTGATCCTTTCTGTATAAGTTTTTCAGCATCAGCATCTTTACGCACACCCGCAAAGACAAAGAATCCCAACTGATCTAACAGCAAAGCACACGCCTCACCAATTCCTGTTGATGCTCCGGTAATTACAACTGTACGTTGATTTTCTGCAACCATTAACTTTCTCCGCATACGACAAGCTCATTTTGACTTCTGGGTAGATGCGGATTAGCTTCTCCTAAAGCGAGACTAGCTCAAGGTAAGCAGTATCTATATACAAAATACAAAGTACTTCGTGAAAGAGATATAGGAGAAATAACTGCTAATAACTCATGTACAGAC
This region of Nostoc sp. UHCC 0302 genomic DNA includes:
- a CDS encoding P-loop NTPase fold protein, which produces MLLDLERFYQACNPSRPLMIGNLRDRRYYIDFAAVRGGKIIEALQRTITRISPDAPTCQLFTGHLGCGKSTELLRLKAELEEQKFHVVYFESTHILEMADVDVTDILLAIAGQVSESLEAMKIRLKPRYFTKLFSEIIDFLQTPIDLGVEAELSVGIAKITAKTKESPQLRRRLRDYLEPRTANILQSINQELLERANTELKSRAKQGLVVIVDNLDRVAIRPLPSGRSLPEYLFIERGEQLRKLNCHVVYTIPLALTFSNNSAELQHRLGGGVAPKVLPMIPVRLRSGDIFIQGLAMMRQMVLARAFPDVLSSDRLNLITEVFDSLETLDRLCLISGGHVRDLLGLLFDCLREQDPPFDRDCMELVIQRQRDYRANAIDPHEWELIFQVMQQQRVGGDIEYHTLLRSLFVFEYRDHRGAWYAVNPVLAETQKFKSWLNETNKQM
- a CDS encoding SDR family NAD(P)-dependent oxidoreductase; this translates as MVAENQRTVVITGASTGIGEACALLLDQLGFFVFAGVRKDADAEKLIQKGSQRLIPIFLDVTDAEAIAAAVETVTNTVGNAGISGLVNNAGVAVPGPLELLPIAEFERQMQINVTGQLAVTQAFLGLLRQGRGRIVNMGSISGRSAAPFLGAYNASKYALEALTDVMRMELRPWGISVSIIEPGAIATPIWEKSFAQADMARENLSPSAQHLYGEAMNAVRKSTGIIASKGIPAEIVAQAVVHALTAKHPKTRYLIGQDAKLAAMLKRLLPDKLYDRIISYSMGL